The Dokdonella koreensis DS-123 genome has a segment encoding these proteins:
- a CDS encoding ECF-type sigma factor yields MRPNPTMVWLNCPPARHGARPAMGDLSILLAAAGQGDREAADRVFALVYAELRRIACRQVARSIDGPGATSLVHEVYLRLARPEALHVASREHFFSLAARAMRQLVIDHALARATQKRGGNVVKDSLDETTDLPGHLGDAERLLELDQALARLAALDPSLVALVEMRYFAGLDLSEIAQVTGRSERSLKRDWRKARLVLHAALEGGDLPDE; encoded by the coding sequence ATGCGTCCGAATCCCACGATGGTTTGGTTAAACTGCCCGCCTGCCCGACATGGCGCGAGGCCGGCGATGGGGGATCTGAGCATCTTGCTGGCTGCCGCCGGCCAGGGCGACCGCGAAGCGGCGGATCGCGTCTTTGCGCTGGTGTATGCGGAGCTGCGCCGGATCGCGTGCCGTCAGGTGGCACGCAGCATCGACGGCCCTGGCGCGACCTCGCTGGTGCACGAGGTCTATCTGCGCCTGGCCCGGCCCGAGGCGCTGCACGTGGCCAGCCGTGAGCACTTCTTCTCGCTGGCGGCGCGTGCGATGCGGCAACTGGTGATCGACCATGCGTTGGCCCGCGCCACGCAGAAGCGCGGCGGGAACGTGGTCAAGGATTCGCTGGACGAAACCACCGACCTGCCCGGCCACCTCGGCGACGCCGAACGCCTGCTGGAACTGGACCAGGCCCTTGCCCGTCTGGCCGCCCTCGATCCGAGCCTGGTGGCGCTGGTGGAAATGCGCTATTTCGCGGGCCTGGACCTGTCCGAGATCGCACAGGTCACCGGCCGCTCCGAGCGCTCGTTGAAGCGCGACTGGCGCAAGGCCCGGCTGGTGCTGCACGCGGCGCTCGAAGGTGGAGACCTTCCCGATGAATGA
- the smpB gene encoding SsrA-binding protein SmpB, with product MAKQKDKEKGGGTIALNKRARHEYHIDQRFEAGIALQGWELKSLRAGRVNFGDAYAIVRGGEIFLFGASIVPLISASTHVVADDRRTRKLLLHREEIDKLIGAVERKGYTLVPTAMYWKQNKVKLEIGLARGKQDHDKRNAEKERDWDREKQRTMRAHNKAA from the coding sequence ATGGCCAAGCAGAAAGACAAGGAAAAGGGTGGCGGAACGATCGCGCTGAACAAGCGCGCGCGCCACGAGTACCACATCGACCAGCGTTTCGAGGCCGGCATCGCCCTGCAGGGGTGGGAGCTGAAGAGCCTGCGCGCGGGACGGGTCAACTTCGGCGACGCCTACGCCATCGTGCGTGGCGGAGAGATCTTCCTGTTCGGGGCCTCGATCGTGCCGCTGATCTCGGCCTCCACCCACGTGGTGGCGGACGACCGGCGCACGCGCAAGCTGCTGCTGCACCGTGAAGAGATCGACAAGCTGATCGGCGCCGTCGAGCGCAAGGGCTACACCCTGGTGCCCACGGCGATGTACTGGAAGCAGAACAAGGTCAAGCTCGAGATCGGCCTGGCCCGCGGCAAGCAGGACCACGACAAGCGCAATGCCGAGAAGGAGCGCGACTGGGACCGCGAGAAGCAGCGCACGATGCGCGCCCACAACAAGGCGGCCTGA
- a CDS encoding outer membrane protein assembly factor BamE, with protein MRNIVVALFCLVALGGCGMVYKLDVQQGNLFDKETVDALKTGMTKRQVLLVMGSPSVVSPFDQDRWDYVSSIRRGRGKMESKDLTLYFENDALVKVEGDYFPEDANQLIKDARKFKRQYPDEKRPKEERPTPSGQGGPQRQG; from the coding sequence ATGCGCAACATCGTGGTCGCTCTTTTCTGCCTGGTCGCGCTCGGCGGCTGCGGCATGGTCTACAAGCTCGACGTACAGCAGGGCAATCTGTTCGACAAGGAAACGGTCGATGCCCTGAAGACCGGCATGACCAAGCGCCAGGTACTGCTGGTCATGGGATCGCCGTCCGTCGTCAGCCCGTTCGACCAGGACCGCTGGGACTACGTCTCCTCGATCCGGCGCGGCCGCGGCAAGATGGAAAGCAAGGACTTGACGCTGTATTTCGAGAACGACGCCCTGGTCAAGGTGGAAGGCGACTACTTCCCCGAGGACGCCAACCAGCTGATCAAGGACGCGCGCAAGTTCAAGCGCCAGTATCCCGACGAGAAGCGCCCCAAGGAAGAGCGTCCGACGCCCAGCGGCCAGGGCGGCCCGCAGCGTCAGGGCTGA
- a CDS encoding helix-turn-helix transcriptional regulator, with amino-acid sequence MLIASIRLLRLLSLLQTRRHWAGAELAERLQVHPRTLRRDIDRLRQLGYPVQASSGAAGGYAFRAGQALPPLLLDDEEALAVSIALRTATAGAVGGIEEPALRALVKLEQAMPARLRKRVDALRSAIVPLERAGPVVDASRLAILAAACRDQLRLEFAYADSRGRSASRQVEPQGVAHTGRRWYLVAWDLARSDWRTFRVDRIAGEPMVGAHFAPRSLPDGGDLRAYVSRSLAVAPYAEQARIVLHAPQAQMARRIPSDAGVLQPLDDTRCLLECGAGELDGLMYWLLALDVDFEVLEPAALQARLRSAGERLARALDAADRAHR; translated from the coding sequence ATGCTGATCGCTTCCATCCGCCTGCTGCGCCTGCTGTCGCTGCTGCAGACGCGCCGCCACTGGGCCGGTGCCGAGCTGGCCGAACGGCTGCAGGTACACCCGCGCACGCTCCGGCGCGACATCGACCGGCTGCGTCAGCTCGGCTACCCGGTGCAGGCCAGCAGCGGCGCGGCCGGAGGCTATGCCTTCCGCGCCGGTCAGGCGTTGCCGCCGCTGCTGCTGGACGACGAGGAGGCGCTGGCGGTATCGATCGCGCTGCGCACGGCCACTGCCGGCGCGGTCGGCGGCATCGAGGAACCCGCGCTGCGGGCGCTCGTCAAGCTGGAGCAGGCGATGCCCGCGCGCCTGCGCAAGCGCGTGGATGCGCTGCGCTCGGCCATCGTGCCGCTGGAACGCGCCGGCCCGGTGGTGGACGCCTCGCGACTGGCCATCCTGGCCGCCGCCTGTCGTGACCAGCTGCGGCTCGAATTCGCCTATGCCGACAGCCGCGGGCGCAGCGCCTCGCGCCAGGTGGAGCCGCAGGGCGTGGCGCACACCGGCCGGCGCTGGTATCTGGTGGCATGGGACCTGGCACGCAGCGACTGGCGCACGTTCCGCGTGGACCGCATCGCCGGCGAACCGATGGTCGGCGCGCATTTTGCGCCCCGTAGCCTGCCCGATGGCGGCGACCTGCGGGCCTACGTGTCGCGCTCGCTCGCGGTGGCGCCCTACGCCGAGCAGGCGCGCATCGTGCTGCATGCGCCGCAGGCGCAGATGGCGCGCCGCATCCCATCCGATGCCGGCGTGCTGCAGCCGCTGGACGACACGCGCTGCCTGCTCGAATGCGGTGCCGGCGAACTCGACGGGCTGATGTACTGGCTGCTGGCGCTGGATGTCGATTTCGAGGTGCTCGAGCCCGCGGCCTTGCAGGCGCGGCTGCGCTCGGCCGGCGAGCGGTTGGCGCGCGCCCTGGACGCCGCCGATCGGGCTCATCGGTGA
- a CDS encoding glutathione S-transferase family protein: MSIVLYWHPQSSATPIAAALAELAVPHERVKIDIRTGEQRRPDYLALNPNGKVPTLTVDGAPLFEALAIHLWLGERFGVARGLWPQAGTPAHLQALSWCTWSYVTYGAVLVRLQVATMGDPALHHPAHVEAAREGLNQLLALLDERLAGQPWMLGADYSLVDLVVGSVIGYSVYIGAPVDAHPHVSAWLGRVQARPAMQGAH, from the coding sequence ATGTCCATCGTCCTGTACTGGCATCCCCAATCCAGCGCCACCCCCATCGCCGCCGCCCTGGCCGAGCTGGCGGTGCCGCACGAGCGCGTGAAGATCGATATCCGCACCGGCGAGCAGCGCCGCCCGGACTACCTGGCGCTCAATCCGAACGGCAAGGTGCCGACCCTCACCGTGGACGGCGCCCCGTTGTTCGAGGCCTTGGCCATCCACCTGTGGCTGGGCGAGCGCTTCGGCGTCGCCCGCGGCCTGTGGCCCCAGGCCGGCACGCCCGCGCATTTGCAGGCGCTGTCGTGGTGCACCTGGTCGTATGTCACCTACGGCGCGGTGCTGGTGCGCCTGCAGGTGGCGACGATGGGCGATCCGGCCCTGCACCATCCCGCCCACGTTGAGGCGGCGCGCGAGGGCCTGAACCAGTTGCTGGCACTCCTGGACGAACGCCTCGCCGGGCAGCCCTGGATGCTCGGTGCCGACTATTCGCTGGTGGACCTGGTCGTGGGCTCGGTGATCGGCTACAGCGTCTATATCGGTGCGCCGGTAGACGCCCATCCGCATGTCAGCGCGTGGCTGGGCCGGGTGCAGGCCCGGCCGGCGATGCAGGGCGCGCACTGA
- a CDS encoding RnfH family protein, whose product MAEPSIRVEIAYADAAHQFLAEHRFAAGTTLAQALEASEVDRICRITWRTLAVGVWSRQAAPDTVLADGDRIEIYRPLKADPKDARRRRAAKGKPPRQP is encoded by the coding sequence ATGGCTGAGCCTTCGATCCGCGTCGAGATCGCCTACGCCGATGCGGCGCACCAGTTTCTCGCCGAGCATCGATTCGCGGCCGGTACGACGCTGGCGCAGGCGCTGGAGGCCTCCGAGGTTGACCGGATCTGCCGCATCACCTGGCGGACCCTCGCGGTCGGCGTCTGGTCGCGACAGGCCGCGCCGGACACCGTGCTCGCGGATGGCGACCGCATCGAGATCTACCGGCCGTTGAAGGCCGATCCCAAGGACGCGCGCCGCCGGCGCGCGGCGAAAGGAAAGCCGCCGCGTCAGCCCTGA
- the purB gene encoding adenylosuccinate lyase, with translation MSDNAALFALSPLDGRYAGKAESLRPIFSEFGLMHRRVQVELRWLLALADEPAIAEVSPLPADARARLLAIGEDFSAADGERIKTIERETNHDVKAVEYLIKEKIGADPTLGAAKEFVHFACTSEDINNLAYALMLRDARDAVLLPALDRLTATLRQLAHDQAAQPMLSRTHGQTASPTTLGKEIANVVARLDRQRRQLAAVELTGKINGAVGNYNAHVAAYPDVDWPAFAQRFVEGLGLVFNPYTTQIEPHDCVAEIGDAIRRINTILIDFARDVWGYISLGYFRQALKAGEVGSSTMPHKVNPIDFENAEGNFGVANALFEHFSAKLPISRWQRDLTDSTVLRAVGTAFGHTLIALDALAKGVGKLKADPARLHADLDASWEVLAEAVQTVMRRYGLPNPYEQLKALTRGQGISREALGAFVEALDLPEDAKARLRALTPATYVGLAEQLARAV, from the coding sequence ATGAGCGACAACGCCGCGCTGTTCGCCCTTTCGCCGCTCGACGGCCGCTATGCCGGGAAGGCCGAGTCCCTGCGTCCGATCTTCAGCGAGTTCGGCCTCATGCACCGGCGCGTCCAGGTCGAACTGCGCTGGCTGCTCGCGCTGGCCGACGAGCCGGCGATCGCCGAAGTGTCGCCACTGCCGGCCGACGCGCGCGCGCGCCTGCTGGCGATCGGGGAGGACTTTTCCGCTGCCGACGGCGAGCGGATCAAGACGATCGAGCGCGAGACCAATCACGACGTCAAAGCCGTCGAGTACCTGATCAAGGAGAAGATCGGCGCCGACCCGACGCTCGGAGCAGCCAAGGAATTCGTGCATTTCGCCTGCACCAGCGAGGACATCAACAACCTCGCCTACGCGCTGATGCTGCGCGATGCGCGCGACGCGGTGCTGCTGCCCGCGCTGGACCGGCTGACCGCTACGCTGCGCCAGCTCGCGCACGACCAGGCGGCGCAGCCGATGCTGTCGCGCACCCACGGGCAGACCGCCTCGCCGACGACGCTCGGCAAGGAAATCGCCAATGTGGTGGCCCGGCTCGACCGCCAGCGCCGGCAGCTGGCCGCGGTGGAGCTGACCGGCAAGATCAACGGCGCGGTCGGCAACTACAACGCGCACGTGGCGGCCTATCCCGACGTCGACTGGCCGGCGTTCGCGCAGCGCTTCGTCGAGGGCCTGGGGCTGGTCTTCAATCCCTACACCACGCAGATCGAGCCGCACGACTGCGTCGCCGAGATCGGCGATGCGATCCGGCGCATCAACACGATCCTGATCGACTTCGCGCGCGACGTCTGGGGCTACATCTCGCTGGGCTACTTCCGGCAGGCGCTCAAGGCCGGGGAGGTGGGTTCCTCGACCATGCCGCACAAGGTGAACCCGATCGACTTCGAGAACGCCGAAGGCAATTTCGGCGTCGCCAACGCGCTGTTCGAGCATTTCAGCGCCAAGCTGCCGATCAGCCGCTGGCAGCGCGACCTGACCGACTCGACCGTGCTGCGGGCCGTCGGCACCGCCTTCGGCCACACGCTGATCGCGCTGGACGCGCTGGCCAAGGGCGTGGGCAAGCTCAAGGCGGATCCGGCCCGGCTCCACGCCGATCTGGACGCCAGCTGGGAAGTGCTGGCCGAAGCCGTGCAGACCGTCATGCGCCGCTACGGCCTGCCCAATCCGTACGAACAGCTCAAGGCACTGACCCGCGGCCAGGGCATCAGCCGCGAGGCCTTGGGCGCCTTTGTCGAGGCGCTGGATCTGCCGGAAGACGCCAAGGCCCGCCTGCGGGCGCTGACGCCGGCCACCTACGTGGGGCTCGCCGAGCAGCTGGCGCGGGCGGTCTGA
- a CDS encoding reprolysin-like metallopeptidase, with amino-acid sequence MYKPVGTELLTFTVRVDVDAPYPQRRISITVSRLDSRNAAHVVAEVTADQCLAYNHRRITAVVVYRNGNPDLMPGDQVTFEASREKATTYQNYALTLSVAGAAIRRYPLTFDSRYFDAVEFEVDRVENAGEPVLKYDTASHSNRPADLPQEVLSLTAVYQRAGFAATLSPNGTVIPLSAAGVNGTWSTAELHDAMVTYWSRYADRPQWAMWMLWAARHDLGRNVGGLMFDDIGPNQRRGAALFSESFLFDPPADDKQGAAWRQRMMFTILAHEIGHTFNMAHSFQKALGVGQGAPGDPWIPLENEPEARSFMNYPSLVAGGQAAFFSDFRFRFSDEELVFMRHAPRRFVQMGNSKWFVDHGFVAPELLEDHSDWRLEIRPNRERNDYQFLEPVVIEFKLANASTLEAAVDADTLTDGHHMTLFIQREGGSTAQWRPMVQRCDKVESVTLKPGEAIYAAHLVSASSVGWLIDQPGFYRIQAAAEVGPREVVSNVLRIYVAPSRSDEEDRLALDYFTEDVGRALVFGATPALSQAATTLQELVARCPSRAAAVHAAVALASPKLRNQKRLEAGPGPHDLVIRCEKAAPEAAAAQMAALTNAPDRAADTLGHIRYFDMLDSLASALADAGDEKTARQVMKRSVTTMKARDVLESVIRTAQRKLDRMK; translated from the coding sequence GTGTACAAGCCGGTCGGGACCGAGCTGCTGACCTTCACGGTGCGGGTCGATGTCGATGCCCCGTATCCGCAGCGACGCATCTCGATCACGGTATCGCGCCTGGATTCGCGAAACGCAGCCCATGTCGTCGCCGAGGTGACGGCTGACCAATGCCTGGCCTACAACCACCGGCGGATCACCGCGGTGGTCGTCTACCGCAACGGCAACCCGGACCTGATGCCGGGCGACCAGGTCACCTTCGAAGCCTCGCGGGAAAAGGCGACCACCTACCAGAACTACGCCTTGACACTGAGTGTCGCCGGCGCTGCGATTCGCCGCTATCCGTTGACGTTCGATTCGCGCTACTTCGACGCCGTCGAGTTCGAGGTCGATCGCGTCGAGAACGCCGGCGAGCCGGTGCTGAAGTACGACACCGCGTCCCATTCCAACCGACCGGCCGATCTGCCGCAGGAGGTGCTGTCGCTGACCGCCGTCTACCAGCGTGCGGGATTCGCGGCGACGCTGTCGCCCAATGGCACGGTGATTCCGCTCAGCGCGGCCGGCGTGAACGGCACCTGGTCCACCGCCGAGCTGCACGACGCCATGGTCACCTACTGGTCCCGCTACGCCGACCGGCCGCAGTGGGCGATGTGGATGCTCTGGGCGGCCCGCCACGACCTGGGCCGGAACGTGGGCGGCCTGATGTTCGACGACATCGGGCCCAACCAGCGGCGTGGCGCCGCGCTTTTCTCGGAGAGCTTCCTGTTTGACCCGCCGGCGGACGACAAGCAAGGCGCCGCCTGGCGCCAGCGGATGATGTTCACCATCCTGGCGCACGAGATCGGCCACACCTTCAACATGGCCCATTCGTTCCAGAAGGCACTGGGCGTGGGCCAGGGAGCGCCCGGCGATCCCTGGATCCCGCTGGAGAACGAACCGGAGGCTCGCAGCTTCATGAACTACCCGTCACTGGTCGCGGGCGGCCAGGCGGCGTTCTTCTCCGATTTCCGCTTTCGCTTCAGCGACGAAGAACTGGTGTTCATGCGCCATGCGCCCCGGCGGTTCGTGCAGATGGGCAACTCGAAGTGGTTCGTCGATCACGGCTTCGTGGCGCCCGAGTTGCTGGAGGACCACAGCGACTGGCGGCTGGAAATCCGGCCCAATCGCGAGCGTAACGACTACCAGTTCCTCGAACCGGTGGTGATCGAGTTCAAGCTGGCCAATGCATCGACGCTCGAGGCGGCGGTCGACGCCGATACACTGACCGACGGCCACCACATGACGCTGTTCATCCAGCGCGAAGGCGGCTCCACAGCCCAGTGGCGGCCGATGGTCCAGCGCTGCGACAAGGTCGAGAGCGTGACGCTCAAGCCGGGCGAGGCGATCTATGCCGCGCACCTCGTCAGCGCCTCGTCGGTCGGCTGGTTGATCGACCAGCCCGGCTTCTACCGGATCCAGGCTGCCGCCGAGGTCGGACCGCGAGAGGTCGTGTCCAACGTGCTGCGCATCTATGTCGCGCCCTCGCGATCGGACGAGGAAGACCGGCTGGCGTTGGACTACTTCACCGAGGATGTCGGCCGTGCACTGGTGTTCGGCGCCACGCCGGCCTTGTCGCAGGCCGCCACGACGCTGCAGGAACTCGTCGCACGGTGTCCGAGCCGCGCAGCCGCGGTGCATGCGGCCGTCGCCCTGGCGTCGCCGAAACTGCGCAACCAGAAGCGCCTGGAAGCCGGGCCGGGCCCGCACGACCTGGTGATTCGCTGCGAAAAGGCGGCCCCCGAAGCCGCCGCCGCGCAGATGGCGGCGCTGACGAATGCACCGGACCGTGCGGCCGATACGCTCGGGCACATCCGCTACTTCGACATGCTCGACAGCCTGGCCAGCGCCCTGGCCGATGCGGGCGACGAGAAAACCGCGCGCCAGGTCATGAAGCGCTCGGTGACGACCATGAAGGCACGCGACGTGCTCGAATCGGTCATCCGGACCGCCCAACGCAAGCTCGACCGCATGAAATAG
- the fur gene encoding ferric iron uptake transcriptional regulator, with protein METTDLRRAGLKVTHPRMRILSILEAGDGKHFSAEDIYRKLLESEEDIGLATIYRVLTQFEAAGLVLKHNFEGGQAVYELDRGKHHDHMVDIETGKVIEFTSEEIERLQHEIADRHGYVLEEHSLVLYVRAKKKR; from the coding sequence ATGGAAACCACCGACCTGCGTCGCGCAGGACTCAAGGTGACGCACCCGCGCATGCGCATCCTGTCCATTCTCGAGGCCGGGGATGGCAAGCATTTCAGCGCCGAGGACATCTATCGCAAGCTGCTCGAGAGCGAAGAGGACATCGGCCTGGCGACGATCTACCGCGTGCTGACGCAGTTCGAGGCCGCAGGCCTGGTGCTCAAGCACAACTTCGAGGGCGGGCAGGCCGTTTACGAGCTCGACCGCGGCAAGCATCACGATCACATGGTGGACATCGAGACCGGCAAGGTCATCGAGTTCACCAGCGAGGAGATCGAGCGGCTGCAGCACGAGATCGCCGACCGCCACGGCTACGTCCTCGAGGAACACAGCCTGGTCCTGTACGTCCGGGCGAAGAAGAAGCGCTGA
- a CDS encoding type II toxin-antitoxin system RatA family toxin codes for MTHISRSALVRYTPRQMFDLVNDVEAYPSRFRWCSAARILERDEDAITARLDLRFAGIVQGFTTRNTLAAPERIHMRFVEGPFRSLEGVWLFQPLGDAGCKVSLALDFEFSSRLAGAALRLGFQGLADRMVDDFCQVARDVYG; via the coding sequence GTGACCCATATCAGTCGCAGCGCGCTGGTTCGCTACACGCCCCGGCAGATGTTCGACCTCGTCAACGACGTCGAAGCATACCCGAGCCGCTTCCGCTGGTGCTCGGCGGCCCGGATCCTCGAGCGCGACGAAGACGCCATCACCGCGCGCCTGGACCTGCGCTTCGCCGGCATCGTGCAGGGGTTCACGACGCGCAACACCCTTGCCGCACCCGAGCGCATCCACATGCGCTTCGTCGAAGGACCCTTCAGGTCGCTCGAAGGCGTCTGGCTGTTCCAGCCTCTCGGCGATGCCGGCTGCAAGGTCTCGCTGGCGCTCGATTTCGAGTTTTCCAGCCGCCTGGCCGGTGCCGCCTTGCGGCTGGGTTTCCAGGGCCTGGCCGATCGCATGGTCGACGATTTCTGCCAGGTAGCGCGCGACGTCTATGGCTGA